In Prosthecochloris sp. GSB1, the following proteins share a genomic window:
- a CDS encoding helix-turn-helix transcriptional regulator → MFKLQLLDTMGTCPATGLPVSSKPHWVTLHPSQHYTTKFCLIGQDIVGIHVETENNGTVILDHVDFDTLSTVLEEENLTDKPLYTVVDMGRIQGCSYCYKKDLVNLLYNRGPLFKLLVLYNLHPDMQLNAETFMAITPEESAVRLARTYAEAMEMILADKEGRPLQTGPNSQEEQKYESLKKDFFAALARIVWLDLLNHRILLPEEGEPYLYMFRALDGLKEDMREKRDIMNHERSILARNHEQKIAEKTTQLQALQALNHSMQVQLDRKKSELSAMLSSKDITLQRISDSLAEKLTKTEKLGQLVGQLDIDKKLKEKIVGMVAQITRGSPEPAFPGQDLSTADRKFLSKLASRHPELSEKERRVCLMILENLTNPDISLFIGITPRGVETLRYRMHKKLGLEKHETIKTYLQDLAAEIR, encoded by the coding sequence ATGTTCAAACTTCAACTTCTGGACACCATGGGAACATGCCCCGCAACCGGACTCCCTGTAAGCAGCAAGCCCCACTGGGTAACGCTGCATCCAAGCCAGCACTACACCACGAAATTCTGCCTTATAGGCCAGGATATCGTCGGCATTCATGTCGAAACCGAAAACAACGGGACGGTCATCCTCGACCACGTCGACTTCGATACGCTCAGCACTGTCCTGGAGGAGGAAAACCTGACGGACAAACCGCTCTACACCGTCGTCGACATGGGCCGGATACAAGGATGCTCCTATTGTTACAAAAAGGACCTCGTCAACCTTCTCTACAACCGGGGGCCGTTGTTCAAACTGCTCGTTCTGTACAATCTTCATCCCGATATGCAGCTCAACGCCGAAACATTCATGGCGATAACCCCGGAAGAATCCGCCGTCAGGCTCGCCCGGACATACGCCGAAGCCATGGAAATGATCCTCGCGGACAAGGAAGGCAGACCGTTACAAACCGGCCCGAATAGCCAGGAAGAGCAAAAATACGAGTCGCTGAAAAAAGATTTTTTCGCCGCCCTTGCCAGGATAGTATGGCTGGACCTGCTCAATCACAGGATTCTGCTGCCAGAAGAGGGAGAACCCTACCTCTACATGTTCAGGGCGCTCGATGGGCTCAAGGAAGACATGCGTGAAAAAAGGGATATCATGAACCACGAAAGAAGCATCCTTGCCAGGAACCATGAACAGAAAATCGCCGAGAAAACCACGCAACTCCAGGCGCTTCAGGCCCTGAATCACAGCATGCAGGTACAACTTGACCGGAAAAAATCCGAACTGAGCGCCATGCTTTCCTCGAAAGACATCACGCTGCAACGCATCTCGGACAGTCTTGCGGAAAAACTGACGAAAACCGAAAAGCTCGGCCAGCTTGTCGGCCAGCTCGATATCGACAAAAAACTCAAAGAAAAAATCGTTGGAATGGTTGCGCAAATCACCCGCGGTTCACCTGAACCCGCCTTTCCCGGACAGGATCTGTCAACCGCCGACAGGAAGTTCCTCTCGAAACTTGCAAGCCGCCATCCCGAACTCAGCGAAAAGGAGCGGCGGGTCTGTTTGATGATACTGGAGAACCTCACCAACCCGGATATATCGCTTTTCATAGGCATAACGCCACGGGGCGTCGAAACCCTCCGGTACCGGATGCACAAGAAACTCGGTCTCGAGAAACACGAAACCATCAAAACCTACCTTCAGGACCTCGCCGCGGAGATACGGTAA
- a CDS encoding NAD-dependent succinate-semialdehyde dehydrogenase codes for MITTINPANGELLAEYPSMTDIEVGNVIDAAGAAADTWKTWSIAQRKAPMLRLAALLREQSRVHAEAITLEMGKPVAQAVAEVEKCAWVCEFYAEHAEDFLQPERIDMDGMTGMVTFDPLGVVLGVMPWNFPYWQVLRFAAGVMMAGNGIVIKHAPNVTGSAIALEKLFIEAGFPENLYRTLHIDIEDVDRMVGEVIDHPVVRAVSVTGSTGAGIAVASKAGKALKRSVLELGGNDPYIVLDDADLPQAVDVCIAARLLNAGQSCIAAKRFIVLPAVKARFEQMLLERMKAKKMGDPFDPSVDVGPIAREDLRDQLHVQVEQSRRAGAKVLCGGEIPGRKGYFYPPTIVTDVRPGMAVYGEETFGPVAAVIEAADDDDAVRIANDSPYGLGSAVFSKDAERAAAIAARLEAGNCFINAMVKSDPRLPFGGVKQSGYGRELSRYGIREFVNVKTIYFG; via the coding sequence ATGATTACTACCATAAATCCCGCGAACGGTGAACTGCTGGCCGAGTATCCGTCCATGACGGACATCGAGGTCGGCAACGTCATCGATGCGGCCGGTGCGGCGGCCGATACATGGAAAACCTGGTCCATAGCGCAGAGAAAGGCCCCGATGCTCCGTCTGGCCGCTCTCCTGAGAGAACAGAGCAGGGTGCATGCCGAAGCGATCACCCTTGAAATGGGCAAGCCGGTCGCGCAGGCCGTCGCCGAGGTCGAGAAGTGCGCCTGGGTGTGTGAATTCTATGCGGAGCACGCTGAGGATTTCCTGCAGCCCGAACGGATCGACATGGACGGCATGACCGGCATGGTCACGTTCGACCCTCTCGGCGTGGTGCTCGGCGTCATGCCCTGGAATTTTCCCTACTGGCAGGTGCTGCGGTTCGCCGCGGGGGTGATGATGGCCGGTAACGGCATCGTGATCAAGCATGCGCCCAACGTCACCGGTTCGGCGATCGCGCTCGAAAAACTCTTCATCGAAGCAGGCTTTCCCGAGAACCTCTACCGTACGCTGCATATCGATATCGAGGATGTCGACCGGATGGTCGGCGAGGTCATCGACCACCCCGTGGTCAGGGCTGTTTCGGTGACCGGCAGCACCGGAGCGGGCATCGCGGTCGCGAGCAAGGCCGGCAAGGCCCTGAAGAGAAGCGTGCTGGAACTTGGCGGCAACGATCCCTACATCGTGCTCGACGACGCCGATCTGCCGCAGGCGGTCGACGTCTGCATCGCCGCCCGGCTGCTCAACGCCGGGCAGAGCTGCATTGCCGCGAAGCGCTTCATCGTGCTTCCTGCCGTGAAGGCCCGGTTCGAGCAGATGCTGCTGGAACGGATGAAGGCGAAGAAGATGGGGGACCCGTTCGATCCTTCGGTGGACGTCGGGCCGATAGCGAGGGAGGACCTTCGCGACCAGTTGCACGTGCAGGTGGAGCAGAGCCGCCGGGCGGGAGCGAAGGTACTCTGCGGCGGCGAGATCCCCGGCAGGAAAGGGTACTTCTACCCCCCGACGATCGTGACCGACGTGCGCCCCGGCATGGCGGTCTACGGCGAGGAGACCTTCGGGCCGGTGGCCGCGGTGATCGAGGCGGCGGACGACGACGATGCCGTCAGGATCGCCAACGACAGCCCCTACGGGCTCGGTTCGGCCGTGTTTTCGAAGGACGCCGAACGGGCGGCGGCCATCGCCGCGAGGCTTGAAGCAGGCAACTGCTTCATCAACGCCATGGTCAAGTCCGATCCGCGCCTGCCCTTCGGCGGCGTCAAGCAGTCGGGCTACGGCCGCGAGCTTTCCCGCTACGGCATCCGCGAATTCGTCAACGTGAAGACCATCTATTTCGGATAA
- the rsgA gene encoding ribosome small subunit-dependent GTPase A: MTRKGSGSVLEGLVIEARGGMYLVEDETGHRCLCSTFRGTKTENGDTSLVAVGDRVEVAVTASGDISEGAIRLVRERHSSLVRRRDLRRNRSREKTQVIAANIDQLAVVVSAEEPPLNRRMVDRYLVFAESEEMPVVVVVNKMDIADRERVGKLMAPYRGLGYSVCPVSASKGEGMDALESMLSGKISAFSGHSGVGKSTLINRLVGEEVLRTAEVSAVTQKGMHTTTNAAMLPLPGGGFVIDTPGLREFDLDGITRGNLRFYFPEFLDLMGSCAFSSCTHTVEPGCAVREAAEREEVDPERYESYLAIYHTLEEGR; the protein is encoded by the coding sequence ATGACGCGGAAAGGAAGCGGAAGCGTGCTGGAAGGTCTTGTGATCGAGGCCAGGGGAGGCATGTATCTTGTCGAGGACGAAACAGGACATCGTTGCCTTTGCAGCACGTTCCGGGGAACGAAAACGGAAAACGGCGATACGAGCCTGGTTGCCGTTGGCGATCGCGTCGAGGTCGCCGTGACCGCGTCGGGAGATATTTCTGAAGGAGCGATAAGACTGGTGCGCGAGAGGCATTCCTCGCTCGTGAGGAGGAGGGACCTGCGCCGTAACCGCAGCCGGGAGAAAACGCAGGTCATCGCGGCCAACATCGACCAGCTCGCGGTCGTGGTCTCGGCCGAAGAGCCTCCGCTGAACCGCCGCATGGTGGACCGCTATCTGGTGTTTGCCGAATCGGAAGAGATGCCGGTCGTCGTTGTCGTCAACAAAATGGACATCGCCGACAGGGAACGTGTTGGGAAACTGATGGCTCCCTACCGGGGGCTCGGCTACAGCGTCTGCCCGGTCAGCGCATCGAAAGGAGAGGGCATGGATGCGTTGGAGTCGATGCTTTCCGGAAAGATATCGGCCTTCAGCGGCCATTCCGGCGTCGGCAAGTCCACCCTCATCAACCGGCTCGTCGGCGAGGAGGTGCTCAGGACCGCAGAGGTGAGCGCGGTGACGCAGAAAGGCATGCATACCACCACCAACGCGGCGATGCTTCCCCTGCCCGGAGGAGGCTTCGTCATCGATACCCCGGGGCTCAGGGAATTCGATCTCGACGGCATCACCCGTGGGAATCTCAGGTTCTACTTTCCCGAGTTTCTCGATCTGATGGGGAGCTGCGCGTTTTCCTCCTGCACGCACACCGTGGAGCCGGGGTGCGCTGTGCGTGAAGCAGCTGAAAGAGAAGAGGTCGATCCTGAACGCTACGAGAGCTATCTGGCGATATACCACACCCTGGAAGAGGGCCGGTGA
- the recG gene encoding ATP-dependent DNA helicase RecG, whose protein sequence is MQKTRKITADGGPFDIPVTELRGVGPGKAAALRQSGIVTVADLYGYFPRRYLDRRTVKSVASLRDGEQVTVVGSVDTVLREKGGRGRSRFKVRLSDGSGILELVWFRGASYLSGSFRPGDTVAVHGKVGFFGRLPQMQHPEYERLDGGTSGDLDLFHTGAIVPLYPSSRHLKKATISSRSMRRLVRNAMQAFPPLFPENLPEELAGRCGLLPLGQAYRTIHFPESPEMLEKALLRFKWTELFYAQLYFALRRVSVRDRKDAVRFNRSGRHTAALYRTLPFCMTEAQKNAVREIYRDLRSGSRMNRLLQGDVGSGKTLVAMFAMALAADNGLQAAFMAPTEILAFQHYLSIRRFTERLGLKTGILTGRQQKKERRETLTSLEEGGLDIVVGTHAMIEEGVRFRKLGLAVIDEQHRFGVLQRKALQEKSHRPHVLLMTATPIPRTLTMGVFGDLDVTVIDGMPGGRKPVVTGLRHESERAEVLEFIREEVGKGRQAYIVYPLVEESEKMDIRAATESFAQLRGELSPEIRMELIHGQMPSAEKERVMNAFRSREVDLLVGTTVIEVGVDVANATVMVVEHAERFGLSQLHQLRGRVGRGDCQSYCFLVYGGAPGNQARERLRAMERTNDGFRLSEIDASMRGAGNVLGTEQSGTVSGLKVADIERDYDIMCSARKAAFALAERDPGLREPGHCMVRDYYRRHYHDRFTLADIA, encoded by the coding sequence TTGCAGAAAACCCGAAAGATTACGGCAGACGGCGGGCCGTTCGATATCCCTGTAACTGAACTCAGGGGGGTGGGGCCGGGAAAGGCCGCCGCTCTCCGTCAATCCGGAATCGTAACCGTAGCCGATCTTTACGGCTATTTCCCCAGGCGGTACCTCGATCGCCGCACCGTCAAGAGCGTGGCGTCCCTGCGTGACGGCGAGCAGGTGACGGTGGTGGGCTCGGTCGATACGGTGCTGCGCGAGAAAGGGGGGCGAGGGCGATCCCGCTTCAAGGTGCGCCTGTCGGACGGTTCCGGCATACTGGAACTCGTCTGGTTCAGGGGCGCGTCCTATCTCTCCGGCTCGTTCCGGCCGGGAGACACGGTGGCGGTGCACGGCAAGGTAGGTTTTTTCGGCCGGCTGCCTCAGATGCAGCATCCGGAATACGAACGGCTCGACGGCGGAACGTCCGGCGATCTCGACCTGTTTCATACCGGTGCGATCGTTCCGCTCTATCCTTCGTCCAGGCATCTGAAAAAAGCGACTATTTCCTCGCGTTCGATGAGGCGCCTCGTCCGCAACGCCATGCAGGCGTTCCCGCCGCTCTTCCCTGAAAATCTGCCGGAGGAGCTTGCGGGGCGTTGCGGTCTGCTTCCGCTCGGGCAGGCTTACCGGACGATTCACTTTCCCGAATCGCCGGAGATGCTGGAAAAGGCGCTTTTGCGTTTCAAATGGACCGAACTGTTCTATGCGCAACTGTATTTCGCCTTGCGGCGCGTTTCTGTTCGCGACCGGAAGGACGCTGTGCGTTTCAACCGTTCGGGGCGCCATACCGCCGCCCTCTACCGGACACTGCCGTTCTGCATGACGGAAGCGCAGAAAAACGCCGTACGCGAGATTTACCGCGACCTGCGCAGTGGCAGCCGGATGAACCGCCTCCTGCAGGGCGACGTCGGTTCGGGCAAGACGCTCGTCGCCATGTTCGCCATGGCGCTCGCCGCCGACAACGGTTTGCAGGCAGCGTTCATGGCCCCGACCGAAATCCTCGCGTTTCAGCACTATCTTTCGATACGCCGGTTCACGGAGCGGCTCGGCCTGAAAACCGGCATCCTGACCGGACGCCAGCAGAAAAAAGAGCGGCGGGAGACGCTCACGTCGCTCGAAGAGGGCGGCCTGGACATCGTTGTCGGCACGCACGCGATGATCGAGGAAGGCGTGCGCTTCCGCAAGCTGGGGCTTGCAGTCATCGACGAGCAGCACCGGTTCGGCGTTTTGCAGCGCAAAGCCCTGCAGGAAAAGTCGCACAGGCCGCACGTGCTGCTCATGACGGCCACCCCGATCCCGAGGACTCTGACGATGGGGGTGTTCGGAGATCTGGATGTGACGGTCATCGACGGTATGCCGGGAGGACGCAAGCCTGTCGTCACCGGGCTGCGCCATGAAAGCGAGAGGGCGGAGGTGCTTGAGTTCATTCGAGAAGAGGTCGGAAAAGGACGTCAGGCGTATATTGTGTATCCTCTTGTCGAGGAGTCGGAAAAAATGGACATCAGGGCAGCGACTGAGAGCTTCGCACAGCTTCGCGGTGAACTGTCACCGGAAATCCGCATGGAGCTTATTCACGGTCAGATGCCTTCCGCGGAGAAAGAGCGGGTGATGAACGCCTTCAGGTCCCGGGAGGTCGATCTGCTTGTCGGCACCACGGTCATCGAGGTCGGCGTGGACGTCGCCAACGCCACGGTCATGGTCGTGGAGCACGCCGAGCGTTTCGGGCTGTCGCAGTTGCACCAGTTGCGGGGAAGGGTCGGCAGGGGAGACTGCCAGTCCTACTGTTTTCTGGTTTACGGAGGCGCTCCCGGAAACCAGGCGCGCGAAAGGCTGCGGGCGATGGAGCGCACGAACGACGGTTTCAGGCTTTCGGAGATCGACGCCTCCATGCGCGGCGCCGGCAATGTGCTCGGTACGGAGCAGTCCGGAACGGTGAGCGGGCTGAAAGTAGCCGATATAGAGCGCGATTACGATATCATGTGTTCGGCCAGAAAAGCCGCTTTTGCCCTGGCGGAACGTGATCCCGGGCTTCGCGAGCCCGGTCACTGCATGGTCAGGGACTATTACAGGAGACACTATCATGACAGATTTACACTGGCGGATATCGCCTGA
- the rpmE gene encoding 50S ribosomal protein L31 — protein MKKDIHPKYTKVTATCANCGYTFETRSTRPSIKVDICSNCHPFYTGKQVLVDTAGRVERFQKRFAKAASSK, from the coding sequence ATGAAGAAAGACATTCATCCGAAGTATACGAAAGTTACGGCTACCTGCGCCAACTGCGGCTACACTTTCGAGACCCGCTCCACGAGACCGTCGATCAAGGTCGATATCTGCAGCAACTGCCATCCGTTCTATACCGGCAAGCAGGTTCTTGTCGATACCGCCGGCCGTGTCGAACGATTCCAGAAGAGATTCGCGAAAGCCGCCTCTTCCAAGTAA
- the frr gene encoding ribosome recycling factor, producing the protein MSVNDVIRKGEGKMKKSVESFQHEIASIRTGKATTALLDRVKVDAYGQQMPLKQIGNVGVQDAHTLMVQVWDKSMVSAAEKAIRDANLGLNPAAEGQSIRVSIPPLTEERRKEYVKLTKKFGEDSKVALRNLRRDILHGLDKLEKDKEISEDEKGRGKKEADDLVHKYEKQVNDMITQKEKEIMEV; encoded by the coding sequence ATGAGCGTCAACGATGTCATCCGTAAAGGCGAAGGGAAAATGAAAAAATCGGTCGAAAGCTTTCAGCACGAGATAGCTTCGATCCGGACCGGCAAGGCCACCACCGCGCTGCTCGACCGCGTCAAGGTTGACGCCTACGGTCAGCAGATGCCGCTGAAGCAGATAGGCAACGTCGGCGTGCAGGACGCTCATACCCTCATGGTCCAAGTGTGGGACAAATCCATGGTGAGCGCCGCGGAAAAAGCCATCCGCGACGCAAACCTCGGCCTGAACCCCGCAGCCGAAGGCCAGAGCATCCGTGTAAGCATCCCGCCGCTTACCGAGGAACGCCGCAAGGAATACGTCAAACTCACCAAGAAGTTCGGAGAAGACTCGAAGGTCGCCCTGCGCAACCTTCGGCGCGACATCCTCCACGGTCTCGACAAGCTCGAGAAGGACAAGGAGATCAGTGAAGACGAAAAGGGCAGGGGAAAGAAAGAGGCAGACGACCTGGTTCACAAATACGAAAAACAGGTCAACGACATGATCACCCAGAAGGAAAAAGAGATCATGGAAGTGTGA
- the bchY gene encoding chlorophyllide a reductase subunit Y, translating into MKKTSCPNLHPQSMCPAFGGLRVLTRIEGARVCLVADQGCLYGLTFVSHFYAARRSIVSPELMNVQISGGTMIDDVRAAIAEIASDPSVTFIPVVSTCVAETAGIAEELLPDEAGNAKVALVRLPAFQIKTHPEAKDVTVATLMKRFGDFDSPKREKSLVLVGEIFPVDAMTIGSVLQRIGVESVVSIPAAGLEDYAEAGRAAACAALHPFYERTVGLLREKGMRIVSGNPVGAQATGQWIERVGQALDLDMDVVRAVAAEEQAKAAGVIAGFEGLSGKVIVAGYEGNELPVVRLLLEAGLDVPYASTSVARTPLGEEDHQLLSMLGTEIRYRKYLEEDMQAVVEHDPDLVIGTTSLDSFAKERGIAAIYYTNNISSRPLFFAAGAATVLGMVAGLLKRKDAFRKMKEYFTLP; encoded by the coding sequence ATGAAGAAAACATCGTGTCCGAATCTGCATCCCCAGTCGATGTGTCCCGCTTTCGGCGGCCTGCGCGTCCTTACCAGGATCGAGGGCGCGAGAGTCTGTCTCGTCGCCGATCAGGGGTGTTTGTACGGACTCACTTTCGTCTCGCATTTCTATGCGGCCCGCCGTTCGATCGTTTCTCCCGAACTGATGAATGTCCAGATATCCGGAGGCACGATGATCGACGACGTGCGCGCCGCCATCGCGGAAATCGCCTCCGATCCCTCCGTGACCTTCATTCCCGTCGTCAGCACCTGTGTTGCAGAAACCGCGGGGATCGCGGAGGAACTCCTTCCCGATGAGGCGGGTAACGCGAAGGTCGCGCTTGTCAGGCTGCCGGCGTTTCAGATAAAGACGCACCCGGAGGCCAAAGACGTGACCGTGGCCACGCTGATGAAGCGTTTCGGGGATTTCGACTCGCCGAAACGCGAGAAATCACTCGTTCTTGTCGGAGAGATTTTTCCTGTCGACGCCATGACCATAGGGAGCGTGCTCCAGCGCATCGGTGTCGAATCGGTCGTCAGCATTCCCGCCGCCGGTCTGGAGGATTACGCCGAGGCTGGCAGAGCGGCTGCCTGCGCGGCGCTGCATCCTTTTTACGAAAGAACGGTGGGGCTGTTGCGGGAAAAAGGCATGCGCATCGTTTCAGGCAATCCCGTCGGCGCCCAGGCCACGGGGCAGTGGATAGAGCGGGTCGGGCAGGCGCTTGATCTCGACATGGATGTCGTGCGCGCCGTCGCCGCCGAAGAGCAGGCAAAGGCGGCAGGTGTCATCGCCGGATTCGAAGGGCTTTCGGGCAAGGTTATCGTCGCGGGTTACGAAGGCAACGAACTGCCGGTCGTTCGGCTGTTGCTCGAAGCCGGGCTCGACGTGCCCTACGCTTCGACTTCCGTCGCAAGAACGCCTCTCGGCGAGGAGGATCACCAGTTGCTTTCGATGCTCGGCACAGAGATCCGCTACAGGAAGTATCTCGAGGAGGACATGCAGGCAGTCGTGGAGCACGACCCCGATCTCGTTATCGGTACGACTTCGCTCGACAGTTTCGCCAAGGAGCGGGGTATTGCGGCTATCTACTATACGAACAACATCTCGTCGAGACCGCTCTTTTTCGCCGCGGGCGCGGCAACGGTGCTGGGGATGGTGGCGGGATTGCTGAAAAGAAAGGACGCGTTCAGGAAGATGAAGGAGTACTTCACACTTCCATGA
- a CDS encoding HU family DNA-binding protein: MKNDACVVQLVEKLSLDKEFVIRALDAFVAGLVEELLEKGEVPVRGLGCFKVVHIPSRKTVQGSVAKVYPPRRKVVFFTRSVIETSALRILERKTSLSHARCEQFYRILVRHFRKSHSKMQGLSMEGLGSFTKVDGKYIFVPDRTLEEIVNNAYDHLSVFEIEAGA; this comes from the coding sequence ATGAAAAACGACGCCTGTGTGGTCCAGCTCGTGGAAAAACTTTCCCTCGATAAAGAGTTCGTCATCCGCGCTCTCGACGCTTTCGTGGCCGGTCTGGTGGAAGAGCTGCTGGAAAAAGGCGAGGTTCCGGTCAGAGGTCTCGGCTGTTTCAAGGTCGTCCATATTCCCTCACGGAAAACGGTTCAAGGTTCTGTGGCAAAGGTGTATCCTCCCCGGCGAAAGGTCGTTTTCTTTACCAGGTCGGTGATTGAAACCAGCGCCTTGCGGATTCTCGAACGCAAGACCTCTCTTTCTCACGCGCGCTGCGAACAGTTTTACCGGATTCTCGTCAGGCATTTCAGGAAAAGCCACTCGAAAATGCAGGGGCTTTCCATGGAGGGCCTCGGCTCGTTCACGAAGGTCGATGGAAAGTATATCTTCGTTCCGGACAGGACGCTCGAGGAAATCGTCAATAACGCCTACGACCACCTTTCGGTGTTCGAAATAGAGGCTGGAGCCTGA
- the xseA gene encoding exodeoxyribonuclease VII large subunit: protein MQENILSVGELTRELKALVESSYPSVSVRGEISNYKLHGSGHVYMTLKDEDAQIPAVIWKSHRRNSSSELRDGLQVVARGRLEVYPPSGRYQLICTSVVASGEGALQLAFAELLRKLAAKGYFSPEHKKPLPAVPRCIGLVTSPTGAVIQDMKNVFERRFPAARLLLFPVKVQGEGAAASVIEAISYFNAPTDPDLTPDVIIVARGGGSLEDLQAFNEESVAMAIFNSSIPVISAVGHETDVTIADMVADARAGTPSIAAELAVPDSAELLRAAETMTKRQGIAVSTKIEGAERHLHSLLGSYAFNKPVVALERLDELAGFLVKQMSGALGNSTRHTEQRFASAFQRLSLLDYKKTLERGFALVRKNGMFVTSVSGLAAGEEASVLFRDGEVKVEVIEHRDGCGTGAVQAPGPAAY, encoded by the coding sequence ATGCAGGAAAACATTCTTTCCGTAGGAGAACTCACCAGGGAACTCAAGGCCCTTGTCGAAAGCAGCTACCCGTCTGTCAGCGTTCGGGGTGAAATTTCCAACTACAAGCTTCACGGCTCGGGACATGTCTATATGACGCTGAAGGACGAGGACGCCCAGATTCCCGCCGTCATATGGAAAAGCCATCGCCGGAACAGTTCCTCTGAACTCCGCGACGGCCTGCAGGTCGTCGCTCGAGGAAGACTCGAAGTATATCCTCCATCAGGCCGCTATCAGCTTATCTGCACTTCGGTAGTCGCCTCCGGCGAGGGAGCCCTGCAACTTGCGTTCGCCGAACTGCTGCGGAAACTCGCCGCAAAAGGGTACTTCAGCCCCGAGCACAAGAAACCGCTGCCGGCCGTTCCCCGTTGCATCGGACTCGTCACATCGCCTACCGGAGCGGTCATCCAGGATATGAAAAACGTCTTCGAGCGGCGTTTTCCGGCCGCTCGCCTCCTGCTTTTTCCGGTAAAGGTACAGGGAGAAGGCGCTGCCGCCTCGGTGATCGAGGCGATATCCTATTTCAACGCACCGACCGACCCGGACCTTACGCCCGATGTTATCATTGTCGCACGTGGCGGCGGGTCACTCGAAGACCTGCAGGCCTTCAACGAGGAAAGCGTGGCCATGGCGATATTCAACTCCTCCATCCCCGTCATCAGCGCCGTCGGGCACGAAACCGACGTCACGATCGCCGATATGGTCGCCGACGCAAGGGCGGGAACGCCGTCCATCGCCGCCGAACTCGCCGTCCCCGACAGCGCGGAACTGTTGCGCGCCGCCGAAACGATGACAAAGCGCCAGGGGATCGCTGTATCGACAAAAATCGAGGGCGCAGAACGCCATCTGCACTCCCTTCTGGGCAGCTATGCGTTCAACAAGCCCGTCGTGGCGCTGGAGCGTCTCGACGAACTGGCGGGCTTTCTTGTCAAACAGATGTCAGGCGCGCTCGGCAACTCGACGCGCCACACCGAACAGCGCTTCGCCTCGGCCTTTCAGCGGCTTTCGCTGCTGGACTACAAAAAAACGCTGGAACGGGGTTTTGCCCTCGTACGGAAAAACGGAATGTTCGTCACCTCGGTAAGCGGTCTCGCGGCGGGCGAAGAGGCTTCGGTGCTTTTCAGGGACGGAGAAGTGAAGGTCGAGGTCATCGAACATCGCGATGGGTGCGGAACAGGTGCCGTACAAGCTCCAGGTCCTGCGGCGTATTGA
- the kdsB gene encoding 3-deoxy-manno-octulosonate cytidylyltransferase, with the protein MNIIIVIPARLNSSRLKRKMLVDIEGEPLIVRTFRQACKARCANQVVVATDSGEIAEVLRASGANVVMTSENASCGTERVAEAARALDGDVYINLQGDEPLIDPANIDRVAEPFLSGEDPDCATLVYPVLPGDFATIDDPHTVKAVTDKDGYALYFSRSPIPYRREGFASTRYYRHLGVYAFRSDVLRKFASMKPSMLEREESLEQLRLLENGFRIRCMKTELDAPGVNTPQDLELVRHLFRTHRDVR; encoded by the coding sequence GTGAACATCATCATCGTCATACCGGCAAGGCTGAACTCGAGCAGGCTGAAACGGAAAATGCTCGTCGATATCGAGGGCGAACCGCTGATCGTCAGGACGTTCCGGCAGGCATGCAAGGCCCGCTGTGCGAACCAGGTGGTCGTGGCCACCGACAGCGGCGAAATAGCCGAGGTCCTCCGGGCTTCGGGAGCCAATGTCGTGATGACATCGGAAAACGCTTCCTGCGGGACGGAGCGGGTAGCCGAAGCGGCACGGGCCCTCGACGGGGATGTCTACATCAACCTCCAGGGGGACGAACCCCTTATCGATCCGGCAAATATCGATCGTGTCGCCGAACCGTTTCTCTCTGGCGAGGATCCCGATTGCGCAACACTCGTCTACCCGGTGCTTCCCGGAGATTTCGCGACCATCGACGATCCGCACACGGTAAAGGCGGTGACGGACAAGGACGGTTACGCGCTCTACTTTTCTCGAAGTCCGATTCCGTACCGGAGAGAGGGGTTCGCTTCAACGCGCTATTACCGGCATCTCGGCGTCTATGCTTTCCGGTCGGACGTGCTGAGGAAATTCGCCTCGATGAAGCCTTCCATGCTTGAGCGGGAAGAATCGCTCGAACAGCTTAGGCTGCTGGAGAACGGTTTCCGGATCCGTTGCATGAAAACGGAACTCGACGCGCCCGGCGTCAATACGCCGCAGGACCTGGAGCTTGTACGGCACCTGTTCCGCACCCATCGCGATGTTCGATGA